In Drosophila yakuba strain Tai18E2 chromosome 2R, Prin_Dyak_Tai18E2_2.1, whole genome shotgun sequence, a single genomic region encodes these proteins:
- the LOC6529689 gene encoding zinc finger CCCH domain-containing protein 13: MRKKALQGHRSAGRENNPPQFRRGGCQDYRSQRAETYPSIPTGKPHCDPNKNEATTRLASNLAADGSGRPFDMVKDDVLLAWQQSPHKDTLGFYGVGSPTHQPESVVFNQVVAACLVKVNGGGTQRRVSKQAKKSFPRDMLAEKNHIPQNCKPFILNRQALQSDLQQIPHVQQQLDPRKAFEVLYCPDSPQVTRDSTRVARHLYTGISRDQVFDMEPARRKDPRGLRRRHWYCPPDCLEPRQPQHEWPKNKLDPHPLNKEFRNCPQEKEEHKSTEPINYDHLYSRILKCFEQKHCPDPLCEPYEKCCKPKRSHGKDNQGGGDSQIPRGDLGDPTGEEKRETGEDGKDKVTGVRDEGTVDKEDGKDKIKITNKKSNNDGNRNIDINTEEDIYTEKERDKDIVNENAKQTDKKRHQEPDKRKEKVKKNKKEKYKEREKKRGKENEKNWEREREKENKREKKKEKESERGREMEKEREVKREQDKEKRKEKEKERKREGEQREHEKEKDKEIEKEKQRDKEMIKEIDREIENRKRREKESRKEKEREKEKDMKKEHEKEKEIEKEKEEEKEEKGKGQEKEKESEKEIEKGKKKGNGKEREKGKDVNKEKVIEKKKDREIGINKDKERNKFPEKGKEKNKEEDIEYEKDDLDKYKNQNKKKNKIKISEDIKNEVDKVSENKEGNNKPKRNEPEEPPRFSEMERRKTQPEIPSEWEHERPSKRGTSVDEYEFPALEIVRNEAVVPTCKLKVPPKRKKRNREKNFCKDTPKKTCPPCPPAGCQCEICNFMDRPYNEREAPFMREMRRAEQRRQLRTYYRQMCHQELIRDRRRPEYRAPNHQCDPICCSNFLCQNPRLAEHCDCLGAVQELQNLLSDAKDNEDHSRLLLRVDNLRKRVCQRMCDSILA; encoded by the coding sequence ATGCGCAAGAAGGCGTTGCAGGGGCACCGCTCCGCTGGCCGGGAAAACAATCCACCACAGTTCAGAAGGGGGGGCTGTCAGGACTACCGCTCCCAACGGGCGGAGACGTATCCCTCGATCCCAACAGGAAAGCCGCATTGCGACCCCAACAAGAACGAGGCAACCACACGGTTAGCCAGCAACCTCGCGGCCGATGGCAGTGGGCGACCCTTCGACATGGTCAAAGACGACGTGCTGCTCGCTTGGCAGCAGAGTCCTCACAAGGACACGTTGGGCTTCTATGGCGTAGGGTCGCCCACCCACCAGCCCGAGTCGGTGGTGTTTAACCAGGTGGTTGCCGCCTGCTTGGTCAAGGTCAACGGTGGCGGCACTCAGCGGAGGGTCTCTAAGCAGGCTAAGAAGTCCTTCCCAAGGGACATGCTGGCGGAAAAGAACCATATCCCTCAGAATTGCAAACCCTTTATCTTGAACCGCCAGGCATTGCAGTCGGATCTACAGCAGATTCCCCACGTTCAACAGCAGCTCGATCCCCGAAAAGCATTCGAGGTGTTATATTGCCCTGATTCTCCTCAGGTTACTCGCGATTCCACCAGAGTGGCACGCCATCTGTACACTGGTATTTCCAGGGATCAAGTTTTCGACATGGAGCCTGCGAGGCGAAAAGATCCACGTGGTCTGCGTCGACGCCATTGGTACTGCCCACCGGATTGCTTAGAGCCGCGCCAGCCTCAGCACGAGTGGCCAAAGAACAAGTTGGATCCTCATCCCCTTAACAAAGAGTTTCGGAATTGTCCGCAAGAAAAAGAGGAGCACAAGAGTACGGAACCAATAAACTACGACCACCTGTACAGTAGAATCCTTAAGTGCTTTGAGCAAAAACATTGTCCAGATCCCCTTTGCGAGCCTTATGAGAAATGCTGCAAGCCAAAAAGGTCCCATGGAAAGGATAACCAAGGAGGAGGTGACAGTCAAATACCCAGAGGTGATCTAGGTGATCCGACAGGGGAGGAAAAGCGCGAAACAGGAGAGGATGGTAAAGATAAAGTAACTGGAGTACGAGACGAAGGAACCGTAGATAAAGAAGATGGCAaggataaaataaaaattacaaataagaaaagcaaTAATGATGGTAATAGGAACATAGATATAAATACAGAAGAGGATATATATACAGAAAAGGAAAGAGACAAGGATATAGTTAACGAAAATGCCAAACAGACGGATAAAAAAAGGCATCAAGAACCAGataaaaggaaagaaaaggtgaaaaagaacaaaaaagaaaaatataaagaaagggaaaagaaaagaggaaaagaaaatgaaaagaattgggaaagggaaagggaaaaagaaaataaaagggaaaagaaaaaagaaaaggagagCGAAAGGGgaagggaaatggaaaaagaaagagaAGTAAAAAGAGAACAAGAtaaggaaaagcgaaaggaaaaagaaaaggaaaggaaacgGGAAGGGGAACAGAGAGAACACGAGAAGGAAAAAGACAAAGAaatagaaaaggaaaaacaacgTGATAAAGAAATGATAAAAGAAATAGATAgagaaatagaaaatagaaaacgaagagaaaaagaaagtaggaaggaaaaagaaagagagaagGAAAAGGATATGAAAAAAGAAcatgaaaaggaaaaagaaatagaaaaagaaaaagaagaagaaaaggaagaaaaaGGTAAgggacaagaaaaagaaaaggaatcagaaaaagaaatagaaaagggaaagaaaaagggaaatggaaaggaaagggaaaaaggaaaagatgttaacaaagaaaaagtaattgaaaagaaaaaagataGAGAAATAGGAataaacaaagacaaagaaagaaataaatttccaGAGAAgggcaaagaaaaaaacaaagaagagGATATAGAATATGAAAAGGATGACCTTGATAagtataaaaatcaaaacaaaaaaaagaacaaaattaaaataagcgAAGACATTAAGAACGAAGTAGATAAAGTGTCAGAAAACAAGGAAGGGAATAATAAACCGAAACGTAATGAGCCAGAAGAGCCCCCGCGATTCTCCGAAATGGAAAGACGTAAAACGCAACCGGAAATCCCTTCGGAGTGGGAGCACGAAAGACCTAGCAAAAGAGGAACTTCGGTGGATGAATACGAGTTTCCAGCTTTAGAAATCGTCAGGAACGAGGCAGTGGTTCCGACTTGTAAGCTGAAGGTTCcgcccaaaagaaaaaaaaggaacaggGAGAAGAACTTTTGCAAGGATACGCCCAAGAAAACCTGCCCACCTTGTCCACCGGCAGGTTGCCAGTGCGAGATCTGTAACTTCATGGATCGCCCGTATAACGAACGGGAGGCTCCCTTCATGCGCGAAATGAGGCGTGCGGAGCAGAGGCGCCAGCTACGTACCTACTACCGCCAAATGTGTCATCAGGAATTGATCCGGGATCGACGTAGGCCGGAGTACCGGGCGCCTAACCACCAATGCGATCCGATCTGCTGCTCCAACTTCTTGTGCCAAAATCCCCGACTCGCCGAGCACTGCGATTGCCTAGGAGCCGTGCAGGAGCTGCAGAATCTTCTCTCCGACGCCAAGGACAACGAGGACCACAGCAGACTTCTCCTGCGCGTCGATAATCTTCGGAAACGAGTCTGTCAGCGAATGTGCGATTCCATTCTGGCGTGA